The following is a genomic window from Trachemys scripta elegans isolate TJP31775 chromosome 7, CAS_Tse_1.0, whole genome shotgun sequence.
TGAAATCGTCTCCTCATTATACTTCTTCTCATGCAGCCTCAGGAAGGGAAACACAAATAAATATTAGTATTGCACTATTTAAGGTCAATGAGTGGGAAAAAGATCTGAGATTAGTTCTGTCACATGACTAGCTTAACTGGACTCTTACTCATCATCTTGTAGACTATCTTGGATTCAGATCTGAAGAAGCTATTTATTCAGGCTGGTGTAACAGAGGATCATCTAAAAAACAAGAGAACCTCTGAAAAGATCTTTAAAACAATTGAGAGGAAAGGAGGAATAGAAGCTGTACGGAAAGAGGTCCAGATAAGAGGTACTTATTCATTAGTGCAAATTAAGCTTAGATACAGCTTAAGTAAGATACCACTTTGCCAGTATTTTAGCATTCATCTCGTTACAGTAATATACTGGATTGAAGTAGGCTCTACAAGCTTGCCTTGTTACAAAAGCAAGTAAAACGTGACTTCATAGATGATATGAGGCTGAGGTAACTGAAGGTTCTTTCCATATTTAATAGAGAATCTGTTTAGAGGCATATCGATAGTGTGTGAGGGCAATGCAAGCCTCAAAGGTTGGATTTGAGCTTTCCTAAAATACAGGGGTGTTCACATCCAGAGGTTTTGCTCTAGGCACACTTAGTAGGCTAGCTATATTAAGAGTATTATTAGCTAGATAGCTGATACTTTCTCTAGTGCCGTATAATGTCTCATCCCTATCCCTTTGTATCATACAACATAATATGGGATAAGTGCCTCGGAATTCTGCTTCTTTAAGAGTTCTGATAAGTGAAAAATGTTGCCAAACAAAGGCTAGGTGCTGAGGTTGATTGGGTAGGAAATCAATCTGAGACAGATATACATTAAATCTAAGAGCATAACTTTATTTTTCTATAGCCACATCTTCAAGATCCAGTTCTCATCCTCTACTTCATTCTACATCATCTTCAGAGCGAAGTTCAACCATCAGTCCTAGTATTGAACTAAACTCCCCAGTTCTAAGAGCAGATGATGGACTCAAAGCAATTCTACTAGCACCTCCCTCTACATCAAAAGTGCTGTTACCTACATGGAATGTCCCTTCAGTTGTCATTGCACCAGCACCTCCAATGCCACCTCCTTTGTCTCCTTCTAAAAGGCCATCACCAATGGGTCTACATAAACCGACTCTCAGTCTGAAAGGACCGCAGCtgcataaaataaaaactgaaaagacCCCAATTACTTTGCATCAAAATGATGCAATGGGTCAgatcagaaagggaatccagctgAAATCGgcaagtatctttttttttttaaccagtactAATTCATACTAGTGAGCATATGAATTCTCAGCAATAAGAAAAGCTAAGTATAACTAATAATACATCCCAACTGGAGCAAAGGAGAGTGTAGAATCTAAGGGTGCAATTTAATACTTGATGTAGGCCTGTATGACTATTGCACAGTTGTGCTGCAGCTAGAAAGCTGACTATGATACAATATAAACATAACtctagaagactttttttttttttaaagggtatcTTATTGTCAAGATACAGACAACAAGAATGTGAAAACTGAGAATAAGCAACTTCAGAGTAAAATGCCCCCCTGCGCTTGGATGGGTCACTTCCCCAATCTTTGCCTCTAAGTGGAACTTGCATGGAAGGTGCTGTAACTTACCTTGGAGtaaggaaagcagtgactcttcAAAACATGATTTAAGCAATAAATGAATGTGTTTAAAAGGTATCTTAGGCAGAAATATAAAGTTGAACAACTAATACGTTtctttcaaagaactctaatttAAAGTGAAAATGATCAATGTAGTATCAAAACTCTTATTCGagaactgtcagggtagttaagtagTGAACTGTCACGTCACCTGTAGAGTTCTGCTACTTAAAGTAACACTCAGGTTGATCAAAAAGATCAAACAAGGTTCATACTAGCCAGTCTGGATGAGCACATTAAACTTCCTCCTCTTGTAAAATTGCACATAAAATAGCCTAGAAACTGGgccggcaccagcgcagcaagcaggtgcttggggcagccaacggaaagggacggcacatccggctcttcggtggcaattcggcagtagAACGAAgtggcgcagtggagctgccaccgaagtgctgccgatcgcccctctccccccagccgcttggggcggcagaaacactggagccagccctgcctagaaAGGAATCTTTCCTAAATATGGCTTAAAACTAATAGCAAGACTTGAGACTTGCCTTTTCTCTGCTAAATGCATAAATTAGTGGTATGTGGACTTGTGTACCATCAGTCATTTGGAGAATCCCAAAGCACTTAAATGTTAGGTAGGAAGGCTGACTTGTAAAGGTACATGGTGAGGCAGAACTAAATAGAATAGATCAAAGCAGAAAAAGAATTTGGACTCAAGTTGAGATTAATTTCTAAAGCTGTTAGAGTGGAAATCTTGCAAAACTAGGCTTTCTGCTGGTGCTTCTGGTGAAGTTTTATTCTGTACTCATGACCTGTACTCCAAACTGCCAAAAAACCCCTCAAGTCTGAGGCTCTGGCtatactagagagcttacagcagtgcagctgcagtgctgtaagctctctagtgtagccactcAAAGCCGATCGGAGtgaactctcccatcaacttaattaatccactccacaatgagtggtggtagctatatcagtgggaaaagctctcccattgatgtagtactgtccacaccagcatttaggttggtgtaatttatgtcactcgggggtggcatagtcatacccctgagtgacaaaacttatactgacataagtggtagtgtagatatagcctgagTTCTTAGATCCTGTGAAATCACATGAATGGTTGTTGTAAACAGAAAAATACCACCCTCTTTGGGAAATTCCAGGCACCCTGATGTCTGGATAAAAAGAGCAACTGGAGCTCTATGCTTAGAAAACATGCACATACAGTACAGTGAACAACAGAATTTTATTTGGAACTGCTAATGTAGTTAAACTTGAAAAATAACATGAGAAATCAAGAGGTTGAGTTTTGGAACAGCTGCTGCATCATCTATAGGTACTATAATCATTTAGCCCAGCTGTACTAACTATAATATTTAGTATAGCTGTGCTCAAAATATGCTATTTATCAGCCTCTTTCCTGCAACTTTCTGTGCTAGAAGCTACCAGATGGGTCTCAAAAGCATTCTCATTTGCTTCATATCTGTTTCAAGAGTCTCTGGGGGGAGGTTAAGGGACATAGCTGTATTTTCTCAACAGCATGGGTTCTCCAGA
Proteins encoded in this region:
- the LOC117880038 gene encoding neural Wiskott-Aldrich syndrome protein-like, with the translated sequence MYPEEHHLVAEVDRMRFVPVFEMPSPLPVPQTSLTSPNPGISPPLFSVSQTTKERIKWKGKPKRNKINKDDISYPSNFKHLGHVGWNPLTGFATILDSDLKKLFIQAGVTEDHLKNKRTSEKIFKTIERKGGIEAVRKEVQIRATSSRSSSHPLLHSTSSSERSSTISPSIELNSPVLRADDGLKAILLAPPSTSKVLLPTWNVPSVVIAPAPPMPPPLSPSKRPSPMGLHKPTLSLKGPQLHKIKTEKTPITLHQNDAMGQIRKGIQLKSARYLIVKIQTTRM